The stretch of DNA TCGGCAAGCTCGAAGAGCGCGACCAGCTGAGCGAGGAGGAGGCCGACGCCGCGCTCGATCGCGTGACGCCGGTGGTCGAGCTCGAAGACGCGGTCTCCGAGGTGGACTTCGTGATCGAGGTCGTCCCCGAGAAGATGGACATCAAACAGGACGTCTATCGGGAAGTCGAGGAGCACGCCCCCGACGAGGCGCTGTTCGTCACGAACACTTCCTCGCTCTCGATCACCGACCTCGCGGAGGTCACCGACCGACCCGAACGGTTCTGCGGGATGCACTTCTTCAATCCTCCTGTGAGAATGCAGCTCGTCGAGGTGATCGCCGGGGCCGAAACCGCCGACGAGACCCTCGACACCGTCGAGGCGCTCGCCGAGGGGTTCGGCAAGACACCCGTGCGCGTCCGGAAGGACAGTCCGGGGTTCATCGTCAACAGAGTTCTCGTGCCGCTGATGAACGAGGCCGCGTGGCTGGTCGAGGAGGACGTCGCCACGATCGCCGAAGTCGACAGCGCGACCAAGTTCGATATGGGCCTCCCGATGGGGAGCTTCGAACTCGCGGACCAAGTCGGGATCGACGTGGGCTATCACGTCCTCGAATACATGCACGAGACGCTGGGCGGGGCCTACGAGCCGAGTCCGCTGCTCGCCGAGAAGGTCGAGAACGACGAACTCGGCAAGAAAACCGGAACCGGATTCTACGACTACGAAGACGGTGAGGGGGCCGATATTCCGACTGATGCCGGCAGCGAGGCGATCGAATCCCGACTCCTGGCGGTGATGGCGAACGAGGTCGCGAAGCTCATCGGTGGCGACGTCGCGCCGGCAAGCGACATCGACGAGGCCGTAATGCTCGGCGCGGGTTTCCCGAGCGGGCCGGCGAAGCTCGCGGACGAACGCGGGCTCGAGGATCTCCACGCCACGCTCGACGACCTCCACGGCGAGACCGGCGCAGCGCGGTACGAACCCGCCGACTACCTCGCCGAGGCCGCCGAATCGGGCGGGTTCTACGACCGCAACGGTGACGGCGACACGGGGGAGGTCGCCTTCGAGAACATCGAGGTCAGCTACCCCGGCGAGCAGGTCGGGAGGATCGCGCTCGATCGGACCCACCGGATGAACACGATCAACCTCGACCTGCTCGACGAGCTCGGGACCGCGATCGATCAGTTAGAAGCCGACGACGACGTGCGCGCACTCCTGATCGTCGGCGCGGGCGATCAGGCCTTTTCGGCGGGCGCGGACGTCCAGTCGATGGCCGCGAGCGCTGCCCCGCTCGACGCGATCGAACTCTCGCGAAAGGGCCAGCAGACGTTCGGCAAGCTCCAAGAGTGCGACATGCCGGTCGTGGCGGGGATCGACGGCTACTGTCTCGGCGGCGGGATGGAGCTCGCGACGTGTGCCGACCTCCGGATCGCGACCGAGCGCACGGAGTTCGGTCAGCCCGAACTCGACCTCGGGCTCCTCCCGGGCTGGGGCGGCACCCAGCGCCTCCAGCAGATCGTGGGGATGGGCCGCGCGAAGGAGATCATTCTGACCGCCGAGCGCTACGAGGCGAGCGAGATGGCGGAGTTCGGGTTCGTAAACGAGGTCGTCGACGGGGACCTCGAATCCGCGGCGTTCGAGCAGGCCGCGGACCTCGCTGCCGGTCCGCCGATCGCCCAGAAGTTCACGAAACGCGCCATGCTTCGTGGCTGGGAGGACACCGACGCAGGCCTCGAAATCGAGTCCCAGGCGTTCGGTCACCTCGTCAACACCGACGACCTCATGGAGGGCGTCACGGCGTTCATGGGTGACGGCGAGCCCGAGTTCGAAGGGAAGTAGATCCGGAACGGAACGCTTAAACTCGGGTATCGGAAACGAAAGACCGTAGCTAGCTCCGTTGGTGTAGTCCGGCCAATCATGCGGGCCTTTCGAGCCCACGACCTGGGTTCAAATCCCAGACGGAGCGTTCTTCGGCCGAATTTTGCGGAGACTGTTCTATAACAGGTCCGGAAAGCGGTCGCTACTGTCGACTAGCCGACGGTCAACGCACGAGGCTCTTCGATAGAGAATGCGTCTGGAGGTCCATGATATCGCCCCTCGCGGAACGCTTATTACCGAACGGGGGTTGTGTCTATTTGCAATGGCAACAGGTACGGTCGACTTCTTCAACGACACTGGCGGCTACGGTTTCATCGACTCTGAGGACTCCGAGGAGGACGTCTTCTTCCACATGGAAGATATCGGCGGCCCGGATCTCGAAGAGGACACCGAAGTCGAATTCGACATCGAACAGGCAGACAAAGGACCCCGAGCGACCAACCTCACCCGACAGTAAGTCGGCCGGCGGTCGCACGAACGACGAAACGACTTACATCCGTTTTCACGAAGCTCACCACGGTAGTCACGACCATCCCGAACGACTGTCCGTGGCCACGAGCGTGACGATCAGAACGTCCGATTCTCGCGAACCGACATGTTCCGAAACCCTTACTTGACTGACTGGCCAGTTAGCAGCAACGAACAATGACCGACGAACTCATTCGTGCGACCTACGCCGCGCTCTGCAAACACGGCTATGCGGATCTCACGATGCAGGACATCGCGGACGAGTCGAGCAAAAGCAAGGCCGCGCTTCATTACCACTACGACACCAAGCAGGACCTCCTGCTCGCCTTTCTCGCCGCACTCTACGAGGACTTCACCGACCGACTCCGGGCTCCGGATGACGACGATCCCGCGGCGCGGCTCGTGGCGTTCATCGATAGAGCGCTGACGCCGCCGGAGCGTGACGACCAGCGCGCGTTCCAGACCGCGATCCTCGCGATCAAGGCCCAGGTCCCCTACGACGACGCGTTCGGCGAGCGGATCGCGGAGTTCGACGCGTTCGTCCACGACCAGTGCCGGGCAATCGTGACCGAGGGGATCGAGCAGGGCGTCTTCCGCGACGTCGATCCCGACCGGGTCGCGACCTTCCTCGTGACGCTGTTCAATGGCGCGCACGTCCGCTGGGTGACCGAGGGACAGTCGGCCGACGTCACCCAGGAGCTGTTCGTCGAGTACGTCCGGAGTCAGTTACTCGCTAACGGCTGGGAGGTCGCCGCCGAATGAGGATTCGGGAACGGCTCGCAAGCGTGTTCAAGTCGCGCGAGGAGTTCGATCTCACGTCCGGCGGCATCGCGAAACCCCTCTTTTACCTCTCGCTGCCGCTCGTGATCACGAACCTGCTCCAGACCGCCTACAACCTCGCTGATACGTTCTGGCTCGGCCAGTACAGCACGGACGCGCTCGCGGCGATCAGTTTCGCGTTCCCGATGGTCTTCTTTCTCATCTCGCTCGCGCTCGGGCTCTCGGTCGCCGGCAGCGTTCTCGTTGCCCAGCATACCGGCGCTGGCAACGAGGAGCGCGCCGCCTACGCCGCCTCCCAGACGGTCTCGATCGCGATCATCGGCTCGATCGTGCTGGGGCTGCTCAGCTACCCGTTCGTCGACGAGTTCGTCCGGCTGCTCGGTGCGTCGCCCGCCGTCGCGGTGCTCGTGACCGAGTACATGCGGGTCTACGCGTTGGGGCTCGTGTTCGTGTTCGGCTTCTTCATGTTCGTCTCGCTGATGAGAGGCTACGGCGACACGATCACGCCGATGCTCGTGATGGCCGGGACGGTCGTGCTCAACGTCGCGATCGATCCGATCTTGATCCTCGGCTGGGGGCCGGTCCCCGAGCTCGGCGTCGAGGGCGCGGCGATCGCGACGGTGTTCTCACGCGCGATCGCGTTCGTCGTCGGGTTCGCGATCATGGTCCGTGGCTCGCGCGGCGTGACGATCAATCTCCGCGATATGGTTCCCGATCCGGAGTTCGCCAAGACGCTCTTCCGGATCGGTATCCCGGCGTCGATCGAGGGGACCGGCCGGGCGATCTCGATCAACCTGATGCTGGTGATCATCGCGACGTTCTCGACGTCGGTGGTCGCCGCCTACGGCATCGGGACACGGGTGTTCTCGGTCGTGTTCCTGCCCGCGATCGCGCTCTCGCAGGGCGTCGAGACGATGACGGGCCAGAACGTGGGTGCTGGCAAGCCGGACCGCGCTGCACAGACCAACCGCCTCGCAGCGAAAGCGATGTTCGTCGGTCTCACCGTTCTCGGGATCGTCTCGTGGATCGCGGCCGACCCGATCGTGGCGGTGTTCACGTCCGACGCGGCAGTGATCGACATCGGCGCGCGATTCCTCCGCTACGTCGCGCCGACGTTCGGGTTCATCGGGATCATGTACGCCTACACCGGAGGCTTCCGCGGCACCGGTCAGACTACCGTCGCCGCCGCGATCTCGATCCTGATGCTCGGGGTGATCCGGGTCCCGTTCGCGTGGCTCGTCGCCGACCCGCTCGGCACGCCGGGCATCTGGCTCTCGTTTGCGATCTCGAACGTCGCCGGCGCGGCGATCGCGTACCTGTGGTTCCGCCGCGGCGGGTGGCGCTCGACCGACCTCACCGGACAGCACGGGCGGACGGGCACGCCGGACGCTCCGGACGCGGACGCCGCAGTCGACGACTGACGGGCTGCCAGCCGCGCTCGCAAAACGGAATCAGCCGTCCAGCCGGTCGTACACCGCTTCAACGCTGATCATCGGCTCCGGGTAGTCCTCGCCGAGCTGGACGCCGTACATTTCTTGTTGGACCGACGAAAGTTTCCAGGGTTCGTGACAGGCGTCGGCAGGGAGCGCGTCGAGTTCGGGCAACCAGTGTCTGATGTACGCCGCATTCGAGTCGTAGCGCTCGCCCTGGCCGAGCACGTCGAAGTAGCCGTCGCGCGAGTCGTTGCCGACGCCCGCCTGGTACGCCCAGTTCCCCCAGTTCGAGCACACGTCGTAGTCGACGAGTCGCGACTCGAAGTACGCCGCCCCTTTCCGCCAGTCGATCCCGAGCGCGTCGGCGAGGAAGCTCGCGACGTTCTGGCGGCCACGGTTCGACATGAACCCTGTCTCGTTGAGTTCGCGCATGTTGGCGTCGACGAACGGAACCCCTGTGTCGCCGGCTGCCCACCGCTCGAAGGCCGTCTCGTCGTGTCGCCACTCCTTCGTGACGTCCCGAATCCCCGTCGACGTGAAGAAATCGGCACCGTGCTTTTCGAACTGGAACGTCATGAAATCGCGCCAGAGGAGTTCGAAAACGAGCCAGTACGTCGAGTCGTTGGCAACTCGTTCGCGCTCGTACCGCTCGACGTGCTCGTGGATCAGCCTGGGCGAGAGACAGCCGACCGCGAGCCACGCCGAGAACTTCGAGGAGTAGTCAGCACCCAGGAGTCCGTTCCGGGTCTCTTTGTACTCGCGCAGGTGATCACCCTCCCAGACGTACTCCGTCAGCCGCCGGAGCCCAGCCGACTCGCCGCCGACGAACTCGATCGCCGCCCGATCGTCCGGTTCGCGTTCCTCGATCCCAAGGTCACCTGGCGTCGGGATCGTGCCCGGTTCGTCGCCAGCGCTCTCTGGAAGGACGATCGACGTGGGGGCATCGAGGGGATCGCGCACCGTCGCACCGTCCTCGACGGTCTGTCGCCACGGCGTGAACGTGTCGTCGATCCGTTCGACGCGAGTCGGGAGGTCCTCGACGTGATACAGCGTCTTGCCCCAGAAGTCACGACTATCGATTCCGTGCTCGTCGAGCCCGTCGGTCACACCGTTCTCGATGGCGCGCTCCTCGGTCGCTGGCGTCGTGTGGTAGTGGACGATGTCGGCCCCGTGTTCGGCAGCGAGTTGCGGAACGACGTTCTCGGTCTTTCCCTGTCGAACGAGGAGGTCACCGCCCGCCTGGCGCAGCGATCTTCGGAGGTCACGGACGCTATCGACGAGGAATCGCGCTCGGTAGGGGCCGGTCTTCGGGAGATCGAACATCGTCTCGTCGAACTCGCGCGGGTCGAAGCAGTACACCGGGAGCACAGTATCATACTCGTCGACGGCGCGGACGAGTGCCTCGTTGTCGTGGGTCCGGAGATCGGTCCGGAACCAGACAACGGCGGTGTCGGTCATCGCCTTCTGGTACGCGATGGAGCCACAAGACCCTCCGTCTTCAGGCGAGCCATTCGTCGGGTTTCGTGTCGTAGTCGACGTCCGTCGCCGCGATCTCCTCGACCGCCTCCCACGCCAGGTCCTCGGTGGTGAAGCTCTCGCCGTCGTAGCGGATGAGCTTCCCGCGCTCCTCGGGGTCGGGTTCGCGCTCGCGGCGCTTCGCCACTTCGAGGTCGTGTTCGTCGACCTCCTTCACGACGGTCTTCAGGTTCACGGGCCGTCCCCAGAGGTCGTAGACGCGTTCTAAGGTCTGTTTCGCCTGTTCGACGTCGAGCATCACGCCGTTGTAGTGGTGGGCGAGGAGGAGTTCGTTGCGGTTGTTGTAGTTGCCGTCGTGAACGGTGATCGTGGGTTTGCCGAAGTTGGTGAACTGGAGCAGGAGCTTCTTCTTGACGTCCTCGTAGTCGGTCGAGGTCGCCCGGAAGTCCCGGGTCGCCTGGGTGTACTCGTAGGTGAAGTAGTCGTTGTCGTCGACGAACTCCTGGGTGAGGAACTCGTCGATGAAGGTGACGTCGTTGTGGCTCTCGCGGATCTCGAACATTCGGTTCCATCCCGCCGACCGATCGATCTCGGCGAGCGCGTCGTCGACGCTCTCGTAGCGCTCCCCGTCGAACAGGTAGCGCGAGACGCGTTCGAGCTCCTCGCGACTCGTCCGCCGGACGAATCCGCGATTCCGGGGTTTCGCGAGCGAGTAGTGGCGCTCGGCCATCCCCGCCTCGGTCAACACCTTCCAGGGATAGCTCTCAACGTCGATCTCGCCTGCCCGTGCGCGTTCGAGGGCTTCGCCGTCGATCCGCGGGTCGTCGGGATCGAGCGCATCGAGTCGCTCCCGTGAAATCACGTCGACGGTCGGATCGGGCGCGAGCTGTTCTTGAACGGTCTCGAAGTCGATCACGTCGTGGAAGTTCCGCCATGTGATCCCCTCGACCCGGAGCAGACGCTCGATGACCTCGCGGCGATTCACGGAGTTCTCGATGTACTCCCAGAGTTCCTTGCCGAGCTTGTAGGGGTTGAGTCCGGGCGAGCCGAGCACGCGTGCCTGATGGTCGGCGTAGTTCAGGAACTCGTCGGCCCCCGCGAACGTCTCCTCGCCCATCATCATCGACTCCCAGTACGCCGCCCACCCCTCGTTCATCACCTTCGTCATCCGCTGGGCCGCGAAGTAGTACGCCTCGCGTCGAAGGATTTCGAGGACGTCGCGCTGCCATTCGGTCATCTCGACCGCCTTGCCCGCCTCCTCGTCGTACGCCATCCCGTGTCGCCAGAAGAAGGCGAGGAGGTCCTGTTCGGGCTCTTTCGGGATCGTGGCGGTCTCCTCGTCGTCGCGCTGGGATTCGAGCCACTCCTCGTCGAACACCTCATCGACCACGTCCGCCCCGAGATCGAGGTCGTC from Halococcus salifodinae DSM 8989 encodes:
- a CDS encoding SpoVR family protein; translation: MSDRITAQRIARELEAPVTEAANLARKLGLDPYPVNYWIVDHDEMNQLIAYDGFQTRYPHWRWGMKYDRQQKQTQFLGGKAFEIVNNDDPAHAFLQESNSLADQKAVITHVEAHADFFAHNQWFGLFTGGETPNAATMLARHADTIDEYMSDPEIDREDVEKWIDTIQCLDTNIDRHQAFSSATEEEGETVELDDIADQLDDLDLGADVVDEVFDEEWLESQRDDEETATIPKEPEQDLLAFFWRHGMAYDEEAGKAVEMTEWQRDVLEILRREAYYFAAQRMTKVMNEGWAAYWESMMMGEETFAGADEFLNYADHQARVLGSPGLNPYKLGKELWEYIENSVNRREVIERLLRVEGITWRNFHDVIDFETVQEQLAPDPTVDVISRERLDALDPDDPRIDGEALERARAGEIDVESYPWKVLTEAGMAERHYSLAKPRNRGFVRRTSREELERVSRYLFDGERYESVDDALAEIDRSAGWNRMFEIRESHNDVTFIDEFLTQEFVDDNDYFTYEYTQATRDFRATSTDYEDVKKKLLLQFTNFGKPTITVHDGNYNNRNELLLAHHYNGVMLDVEQAKQTLERVYDLWGRPVNLKTVVKEVDEHDLEVAKRREREPDPEERGKLIRYDGESFTTEDLAWEAVEEIAATDVDYDTKPDEWLA
- a CDS encoding cold-shock protein — protein: MATGTVDFFNDTGGYGFIDSEDSEEDVFFHMEDIGGPDLEEDTEVEFDIEQADKGPRATNLTRQ
- a CDS encoding DASH family cryptochrome, with the protein product MTDTAVVWFRTDLRTHDNEALVRAVDEYDTVLPVYCFDPREFDETMFDLPKTGPYRARFLVDSVRDLRRSLRQAGGDLLVRQGKTENVVPQLAAEHGADIVHYHTTPATEERAIENGVTDGLDEHGIDSRDFWGKTLYHVEDLPTRVERIDDTFTPWRQTVEDGATVRDPLDAPTSIVLPESAGDEPGTIPTPGDLGIEEREPDDRAAIEFVGGESAGLRRLTEYVWEGDHLREYKETRNGLLGADYSSKFSAWLAVGCLSPRLIHEHVERYERERVANDSTYWLVFELLWRDFMTFQFEKHGADFFTSTGIRDVTKEWRHDETAFERWAAGDTGVPFVDANMRELNETGFMSNRGRQNVASFLADALGIDWRKGAAYFESRLVDYDVCSNWGNWAYQAGVGNDSRDGYFDVLGQGERYDSNAAYIRHWLPELDALPADACHEPWKLSSVQQEMYGVQLGEDYPEPMISVEAVYDRLDG
- a CDS encoding 3-hydroxyacyl-CoA dehydrogenase/enoyl-CoA hydratase family protein, translated to MNAEDIETIAVLGAGNMGHGIAEVAALAGYEVRLRDINEELVESGYDDIEWSLGKLEERDQLSEEEADAALDRVTPVVELEDAVSEVDFVIEVVPEKMDIKQDVYREVEEHAPDEALFVTNTSSLSITDLAEVTDRPERFCGMHFFNPPVRMQLVEVIAGAETADETLDTVEALAEGFGKTPVRVRKDSPGFIVNRVLVPLMNEAAWLVEEDVATIAEVDSATKFDMGLPMGSFELADQVGIDVGYHVLEYMHETLGGAYEPSPLLAEKVENDELGKKTGTGFYDYEDGEGADIPTDAGSEAIESRLLAVMANEVAKLIGGDVAPASDIDEAVMLGAGFPSGPAKLADERGLEDLHATLDDLHGETGAARYEPADYLAEAAESGGFYDRNGDGDTGEVAFENIEVSYPGEQVGRIALDRTHRMNTINLDLLDELGTAIDQLEADDDVRALLIVGAGDQAFSAGADVQSMAASAAPLDAIELSRKGQQTFGKLQECDMPVVAGIDGYCLGGGMELATCADLRIATERTEFGQPELDLGLLPGWGGTQRLQQIVGMGRAKEIILTAERYEASEMAEFGFVNEVVDGDLESAAFEQAADLAAGPPIAQKFTKRAMLRGWEDTDAGLEIESQAFGHLVNTDDLMEGVTAFMGDGEPEFEGK
- a CDS encoding TetR/AcrR family transcriptional regulator; this encodes MTDELIRATYAALCKHGYADLTMQDIADESSKSKAALHYHYDTKQDLLLAFLAALYEDFTDRLRAPDDDDPAARLVAFIDRALTPPERDDQRAFQTAILAIKAQVPYDDAFGERIAEFDAFVHDQCRAIVTEGIEQGVFRDVDPDRVATFLVTLFNGAHVRWVTEGQSADVTQELFVEYVRSQLLANGWEVAAE
- a CDS encoding MATE family efflux transporter, with translation MRIRERLASVFKSREEFDLTSGGIAKPLFYLSLPLVITNLLQTAYNLADTFWLGQYSTDALAAISFAFPMVFFLISLALGLSVAGSVLVAQHTGAGNEERAAYAASQTVSIAIIGSIVLGLLSYPFVDEFVRLLGASPAVAVLVTEYMRVYALGLVFVFGFFMFVSLMRGYGDTITPMLVMAGTVVLNVAIDPILILGWGPVPELGVEGAAIATVFSRAIAFVVGFAIMVRGSRGVTINLRDMVPDPEFAKTLFRIGIPASIEGTGRAISINLMLVIIATFSTSVVAAYGIGTRVFSVVFLPAIALSQGVETMTGQNVGAGKPDRAAQTNRLAAKAMFVGLTVLGIVSWIAADPIVAVFTSDAAVIDIGARFLRYVAPTFGFIGIMYAYTGGFRGTGQTTVAAAISILMLGVIRVPFAWLVADPLGTPGIWLSFAISNVAGAAIAYLWFRRGGWRSTDLTGQHGRTGTPDAPDADAAVDD